A window of Sorex araneus isolate mSorAra2 chromosome 3, mSorAra2.pri, whole genome shotgun sequence genomic DNA:
tgctgggaagGTAGGATCCGAGCTGAGGCACCCAGAGAGGGCGCAGGAGAGGGGAGGATGCGCTGGGGGGAGGGACCTGTTCCAGGCGGCTGCGTGTCAGTTGTGATCACAAAGTTGTGGAGGGGTCCGGAGACTGTCCTGTGTGCTGGGAAGGTGCCAGCCTTGCACACCTCCTTCCCCCAGTCCTAGTAGCTGCCAGGGCCGGGTGGGCTGGGGTCTTGACAGGGGCTGTGTGGCTCCGCAGGGAGCCCAGGGCTGCCTGCTCTGCAGAGGCAGCTGATCCTTTGGCTCCTCCGCACTCCTCTGGGCAGTGGCTGGATCCTAACTGAGCCTGTTCTCTTTGCAGCCTGGTGCCTTGGAAAAGGAAAAGGGTGTTCAGACAGACACGTTGTCGGTGGGGCAGAGAGGATCTCGGGGCACTGCTCCCACACTCGCCCAGCAACCGCCCTTTGCTCCCTCGTCCTTTGTGCACTTCCCTCGGCTGGAGGGAGCAGTCTGGGGTGGCTGGCCGTCATTGTCATCGTCTCGCTGCTGGGAATCTTGTGCACAGCGAGGAGGAAGTCTTTTgggccccggcccctcccagcccagcgCTCATGAGTGCCCGGGCGCCCAAGGAGCTTAGGCTGGCACTGCCGCCGTGTCTCCTCAACCGGACCTTGGCTGTCCCCCATGCCGGCAGCGGTGGTAACGCGAGTGCCCGCAGCCCAGGCGCCAGCGGCACCTGCATCACGCAGGTGGGACAGCAGCTCTTCCAGTCCTTCTCCTCCACGCTGGTGCTGATTGTCCTGGTCACCCTCATCTTCTGCCTCATCGTGCTGTCCCTCTCCACCTTCCACATCCACAAGCGCAGGATGAAGAAGCGGAAGATGCAGAGGGCTCAGGAGGAGTATGAGCGGGATCACTGCAGTGGCAGCAACGGCAGGGGGGTGTCCCGG
This region includes:
- the C3H11orf87 gene encoding uncharacterized protein C11orf87 homolog isoform X1, with translation MRLVCVLGCASPSSEAALPWGAHSCFSTRRAAWGWGGGGREETSVRQGSSLVPWKRKRVFRQTRCRWGREDLGALLPHSPSNRPLLPRPLCTSLGWREQSGVAGRHCHRLAAGNLVHSEEEVFWAPAPPSPALMSARAPKELRLALPPCLLNRTLAVPHAGSGGNASARSPGASGTCITQVGQQLFQSFSSTLVLIVLVTLIFCLIVLSLSTFHIHKRRMKKRKMQRAQEEYERDHCSGSNGRGVSRAGPPVQAPVPVPVKETRLERQPRDSAFFGPSASPSPCSPSLPSQGSCPPPPPPPVPSPQGAHLASSCLDTAGEGLLQTVVLS
- the C3H11orf87 gene encoding uncharacterized protein C11orf87 homolog isoform X2 codes for the protein MSARAPKELRLALPPCLLNRTLAVPHAGSGGNASARSPGASGTCITQVGQQLFQSFSSTLVLIVLVTLIFCLIVLSLSTFHIHKRRMKKRKMQRAQEEYERDHCSGSNGRGVSRAGPPVQAPVPVPVKETRLERQPRDSAFFGPSASPSPCSPSLPSQGSCPPPPPPPVPSPQGAHLASSCLDTAGEGLLQTVVLS